GATGTACCGACGCATCGTCGCTTCGCGGCCGGCAGGGGGTCTCCCCGCGCTCCCCGGCCCCGCCGGCGGATTCCTCTCGGGCCCCGGGCACTCGTGAGGCGCCCCGGCCTACTCCGCAGCCAGCCAGACGTCCCGCAGGTCCTGGTTCAGGTAGTGGCTCGGGGTGATCTTCCACCCCTGCACCTTCTTCCAGTGGGGGATGATCCGCTGCCACCAGAGGACGTGGAACTGGTAGACCTTCTCGTCCAGGACCCGCTGCTCGAACTGCCGGAGGAGCTTGAGCCGCTCCTTCGGGTCGGTGGCGCGGCTCTGCTTCTCGTACAGGTCGTTCAGGACCGGGTCGGTGTACCGCGCGTAATTGATCGGGCTCTTCTCCCGGCTGACGAACTTGTAGAGCTGCAGGTCTGGCTCGTCCATGAAGTCGCAGGCGAAGTCAATGCCCGTCTCGTAGTTCCCGGCGCGGAAGTCGGCGAAGTAGGGGCCTCCCTCCTGCGGGAGGTGGGTCACGTTCAGGCCGACCCGCCGCCACTGGTCAATGACGAAGACCCCGACCGCCTCGTAAGGCTCCTTGATGTTCCGGTTCTTCAAGGTAAAGGCGAACCCCTCGGGGACCCCGGCTTCCTTGAGGAGACGGCGGGCCTCCGCCCGGGCCGCCTCGATGTTGTGCCCGAAGCCGGCCAGCTTGGCCAGCTCCTCGTCCGAGGCGGCGAACGGCGAGCCGGGCCGCAGGAGGCCCCCCACCGGCTTCATGATGGAGATCCGGGAGAGGGCCTTCGAGCCCTCCCACCGGTCGATCGCGAGCGAGAGCGCTCGGCGGACCCGGACGTCATCGAAGGGCCTCTTCTCGTTGTTGATGGCCACGGTCATGTTGCAGACCCAGGGGCTCTCCTGGACCGCGAGCTTGTCCCCCAGGGCCCGGGCCAGATCCTCCCGGGCGGCCGGGTTGAACCCCCGGAACTCGATGAGGGCCTGCCCGCCACGGACCGCCGCCACGCGCGCCGCCGTGTCCCGGATGAAGACGGCCCGGTAGCCGTCCAGGTAGGGGCGCCCCTTGACGAAGTAGTCCGGGTTGCGCGTGGCCACCCAGTGGGAGCCCGGGACGTACTCCACGAACTTGAAGGGACCCGTTCCCATGATGTTCTTCTCGTACCACTTGGGGTCCTTGGCCAGCAGGTCCGCCTTGTAGATGAAGTTCCAGGGGGAGGCGAGGCTGGCCAGGAAGGAGGCGGAGGTCCACTTGAGCCGGAAGACGACGGTCACCGCATCCGGGGCCGCCACCTCCGCAACCATGGCATAGGAGGCCTTCCGCGCGCTGGCGACCCCCTCGGGCGGGAAGATGATCTTGTCGTAGGTGACCTTCACGTCCCGGGCCGTCAGGGTGCTCCCGTCGTGGAACCGGATCCCCCTCCGGATCTTGAAGGTGTAGGTCAGGCCGTCCTTGGAGACCGTCCAGCTCTCCGCCACGTCCCCCTCGATCTTCGGGTACTCGTCCGGATCGAATCGGAGGAGGGTGCTGTAGTGCGGCGCGGTCGGGTGCAGCATGGCGAACGTGGTCTCCCGGTGGCCATCGAACGAGGGCGGGGTCTCGGCAACGGCGAAGGTCAGGGTCCCTCCGGCCCGCGGCTCCTGCGTCCATGCATCCGGGGCCGTGCCCACGAGGAGGAGCCCCAGCAGGATCCCGACGACGGGCTGCCATCGGCTGGCCCCGCGCTTCCACCGCTGACACACTTTCATGGCGATGCCTCCTTCCCTCTGCGGTGCGATTGGTCTCATCGGGGGTCCCCGTCCGCGGCCCGGCGCACGGTGGGGGGGACCAGGCAGGACACGACGAGTGGAACCAGGCCCGGCCACCGTATCGTCCCGCCGGGCCAGCTGTCAAGGGCGCCGGCCCGATCCCGGGCGGCCTTAGGCCCGAATACAGGCGGCCCAGTGGCCCGGCCGGACCTCCCGCAGCGGGGGAATTCCCTGGGCGCACTCCGCGATGGCGAGGGGGCAGCGCGGGTGGAAGACGCAGCCGGCGGGCGGGTCCGCCGGGCTGGGCGGCTCGCCCCTCAGAACCGTGTGCTCCCGGGTGGCCTCCAGCGTGGGGTCCGGGATCGGGACCGCGGCCAGGAGGGCCTTGGTGTACGGGTGGAGCGGATCCTCGTAGAGGGCCTGCCGGTCGGCGATTTCCATGACCTTGCCCAGGTACATCACCACCACCCGGTCACTGATGTGCCGCACCACGCTGAGGTCGTGGGCCACGAACAGGTACGTGAGGCCGAATTCCTCCTGCAGGCCTTGCAGCAGGTTGATGATCTGGGCCTGGATCGAGACGTCGAGGGCCGAGACCGGCTCGTCACAGACGATGAGGCGGGGCTCGAGCGCGAGGGCGCGGGCGATGCCGACCCGCTGTCGCTGGCCCCCGGAAAGTTCATGGGGGTAGCGGTCCGCCAGATTCCCGCTCAGGCCGACCACCGAGAGGAGCTCCGCCGCCCGCGCGAAGCCCGCGCCCCGGCTGGCCACCAGGCCGTGGACGGTCAGGGGCTCCCCGACGATCTGGCCCACGGTCATCCGGGGGTTCAGGGAGCCATAGGGATCCTGGAAAATGACCTGGATCCTTCGGCGGAGCGCCCGCAGCTCGGCCTCGTCCACCCGGGCCAAGTCCTTCCCCTCGAAGAGCACCTCGCCGCCTGAGGGCCGCTCGAGCTGGAGGATGCACCGGACGGTGGTGGTCTTGCCGCAGCCCGACTCCCCGACCAGGCCTAGCGTTTCCCCTTCGCGGACGGAGAAGCTGACGTCGTCCACCGCCTTGATTACCCCCACGATCCGCTGCGTGAGGACGCCCGACGTGACCGGGAAGTACTTCTTCAGGTTCCGAACCTCGAGGATGATCCGGTTCCGCGACCCCCCGGCCCCGGGGATGGACCCTTCCGATGGCCCAGGGGCTTGTGCGCGGGGGTCGGGGGACACGGGCGCCTCGGTCATGGCACGGGACTCGTCGCGGGGCTGGCCAGGTTCTCCGCCACCCAGCAGGCCGACAGGTGGTCCCCGGTCACCGGCATCAGGGGCGGAACGTCGTGGGCGCACCGGGGGATCGCGAACTTGCAG
Above is a genomic segment from Candidatus Methylomirabilis sp. containing:
- a CDS encoding oligopeptide/dipeptide ABC transporter ATP-binding protein; translation: MTEAPVSPDPRAQAPGPSEGSIPGAGGSRNRIILEVRNLKKYFPVTSGVLTQRIVGVIKAVDDVSFSVREGETLGLVGESGCGKTTTVRCILQLERPSGGEVLFEGKDLARVDEAELRALRRRIQVIFQDPYGSLNPRMTVGQIVGEPLTVHGLVASRGAGFARAAELLSVVGLSGNLADRYPHELSGGQRQRVGIARALALEPRLIVCDEPVSALDVSIQAQIINLLQGLQEEFGLTYLFVAHDLSVVRHISDRVVVMYLGKVMEIADRQALYEDPLHPYTKALLAAVPIPDPTLEATREHTVLRGEPPSPADPPAGCVFHPRCPLAIAECAQGIPPLREVRPGHWAACIRA
- a CDS encoding ABC transporter substrate-binding protein, which translates into the protein MKVCQRWKRGASRWQPVVGILLGLLLVGTAPDAWTQEPRAGGTLTFAVAETPPSFDGHRETTFAMLHPTAPHYSTLLRFDPDEYPKIEGDVAESWTVSKDGLTYTFKIRRGIRFHDGSTLTARDVKVTYDKIIFPPEGVASARKASYAMVAEVAAPDAVTVVFRLKWTSASFLASLASPWNFIYKADLLAKDPKWYEKNIMGTGPFKFVEYVPGSHWVATRNPDYFVKGRPYLDGYRAVFIRDTAARVAAVRGGQALIEFRGFNPAAREDLARALGDKLAVQESPWVCNMTVAINNEKRPFDDVRVRRALSLAIDRWEGSKALSRISIMKPVGGLLRPGSPFAASDEELAKLAGFGHNIEAARAEARRLLKEAGVPEGFAFTLKNRNIKEPYEAVGVFVIDQWRRVGLNVTHLPQEGGPYFADFRAGNYETGIDFACDFMDEPDLQLYKFVSREKSPINYARYTDPVLNDLYEKQSRATDPKERLKLLRQFEQRVLDEKVYQFHVLWWQRIIPHWKKVQGWKITPSHYLNQDLRDVWLAAE